TTGACCGAGGCGGCGGCGCGGCGGTCGGCGTTGCCCTCGCGCAGCACCGGGTTCACGGCCGAGCCCAGTACCTTGGTGAATCGCAGCTGCAGGGCTTTCTCGGCGTCGTTCTTCGGCTCTTCGGGATAGTTAGGGATGTCGTAGCCGTGCTCCTGCAGTTCCTTGATGGCGGCCTGCAGCTGCGGGATCGAGGCCGAGATGTTCGGCAGCTTGATGATGTTCGCCGTCGGCGACTTGGCCAGGTCGCCCAGGGCGGCCAGGGCATCGGGCAGCTTCTGCGCCGCCGTCAGCTTCTCGGGGAAGTTGGCGATGATGCGGCCGGACAGCGAGATGTCCGACGCCTCGACGTCGATGCCGGTACCCCGGGTGTAGGCCTGGACGATGGGCAACAGGGCGTAGGTGGCCAGGGCGGGCGCTTCATCGATTTTCGTCCAGACGATCTTGGAGTTGGCCATGGGTATCCCTCGGCTTGGCTGGGGTGGAGCAGGCGGCTGAACCGGCATTCTCAACTAAAATCATCCGGTGCCCGGGCGGAGTCAAGCCGCCCGCCCGGGCGCCGTGAGTCGTCGCCTATTCGCCGTGGCATTCGTTGCAGTTGGTCGTCTTCCATTCGTCGCCGATGTCTTCCGGGTGCACGTACTCGACACTGGCCAGCGACGTGAACTCCTCGCCCGACTTGCGGGTCTGCGAGAGGATCGTGTGACACAGGTCGCAGTCGCGCGGCAGCACCTCGCCGTCGTCGGTCTGGTGCAGGCCGTCGTGGCAGCGGAAGCACCCGGGCGTGGTCAGGTGGCCGATGTGGTCGGGGAACTCGCGCCAGTTCACGCGCATCTCGGGGAAGATGTTCGTCTTGAACAGCAACTGGGCGCGGGTGATGGCCATCTCGATGTCGCCGGCCCGCGCCTCCACCACCTCGGGATGCTCCTCGGTGTAGAACGTATGCACGCCGTCGGCGATGGCGGTAAGAGCCTCGTCCTCGGTCTGGTACTCGGCCTGCATCAGGTCCACGAGCAGGTTCTTGACGCCCGGCAGGTCCGAGGCGATGAGCCCGTTCGCGATGTCGCGGTTGACCACGCGCGAGGGCGGGTTGTAGTGGTGCGTGGGCCGGTTGTGGCAGTCGATGCAGTCCATCGCCCGCTGCTCCAGGGCGGCGGCCTGCTCGTCGGTCAGGTCGGAGGCGGAGCTGCGGTAGATCTTCTCGGTGCCGTCCTTGCCGGTGAACTTCACCCACGGGATGTCCAGCCGCTTGGCGTCGGTGGCCACGTAGGTGACCTGGTTGGCCGTGTGCCAGTGGATGCCGTGCGCCTCGGCGCCGCCGGCGCCGCCGCTGCCGATCTTCATCGCCAGCTTCAGGCTCCAGTGCGTGTTGCCCTCTTCGCGCCCGTAGTAGTCGTAGGACTTCAGCTTGTCGCCGGAGAAGTGCTCCGGCCAGTGGCACTGCTCGCAGGTGTCCCGCGACGGACGCAGGTTCTTGATCGGTGTCTCGATGGGCCGCGAGTACTTGTTGAAGAGCACCGAGTACACCTGGTAGGCGCCCGACAGCTTCGAACGGACGTACCACTCGGTGCCCGAGCCGATGTGGCACTTCACGCAGCCCACGCGCTGGTGCGGCGAGGCGTTGAAGGCCGTGTACTCGGGCTTCATCACGGTGTGGCAGGTGGTGCCGCAGAATTTGTCGCTCTCGGTGAACTCGTACGCCTGGTAGCTGCCGAAGGCCGACAAGGCCATGAAGATCAGGAAACCGCCGCCCACCAGGAAAGTGCCGCGCACGTGGCTGGGGTCGTTGAAATCGATGCGGGGCAGGCGCTCGGTATTCGACAATCCCAGCCGGCGTCGCCGCTGTTGCCGCAGGACGCCGATGGCACCCAGCGCCAGGCCGATGATCAGGAAGCCCGGCAGGATCACGAACGCGATGATGCCCATGTATGGGCTCTGCGAACCGCCGAAGTGTTCCAGCGCGAACAGGAACAGGATCAACGCGAGGCTCAGCGCCGCCAGTCCCGCCCCGAGCAGCGAGATGGCGTTGTAGTACGACGCCGGCAGCTTGGTGGCGCGGGACTTCTTCGGCGTCTCGTGATGGTCCGACACGGGCAGGCCTCCGGGGTTCGGGATGCCGGAAATCTAGGGATTTCCGGCCATAAAGCCCAGAAAAAAGACAGGAGTGTCCCGATTGTTGCGCCGCGCGGCGACGCGTCGGCGGAGCATGCCAGAGCCGTTGCGTGGGATCAATGAAACTGTGGCTCCGCTTCCCCGTAGATGCGGCTTGCGTTCCTACTGTAAGGCGAGGTGTCAGCTACCCCGACCTCCACACCCGACGGAGAGAATGAAAATGGGACTCATCAACTGGATCTTCGACATCTACCAGCACACGCAGATCGACAAGGCGCGCGACGAGGCCCGGCAGGCGCGGATGGAAGCTTCGTCGGTGCGCATGGGCGGCGGCGGCGGCATCGACACGGCGCGGCTCGAACGTTCGCTGGGCGAGCTGGCCCTGGCCACCAAGACGGTGCAGCGGATGATGGTCGCCAAGGGCATCTGCACGCGCGAGGAGTTCGCGGCGCTCATGCGAGAGATCGATCGCGAGGACGGCGTCGAGGACGGGCGCGCGCCGCTGGGCTGACCTTTCCCGGCCGTGTCGTTCAGCGGTCTGGTCGACGGTCCGCGAAGCGCTTCTCGACGCGCGCCAGGAACCAGGCGACCAGCGCCAGCACGGCCACGAAAACCAGCGTCCACCAGCCGCGGCCGACTCCGGTGACGGCCGGCAGCGTCAGCTCGCCGCGGCTGCCGGCCTCGATCCACGCCTCGAGGCCCGGGGTCAGCTCGGCGTAGGCCATGACACCGGCCAGCATGCCCAACGTGAAGGCCAGGCCGTCGCGGCGCCCGGTGGCCAGCGACGCGACCGCCGTGCCGGGGCAGTAGCCGCCGATGATGAACCCGGCGCCGAACACCAGTCCGCCCAGGGCCTGGGCCGCCAGGTGGGTCGGCTCGACATAGACCCATTCCAGGTCCAGCAGTCCCGCCGCCGACAGGACGGTCAGGCCCACCATGGCGGTGACGATGGCGGTGAACATCACCTTCACCACCGCCATGTCGTACAGGTAGAAAACGGCGACGAGCTTGCGGGCGCTGCCGAAGCCGGCGCGCTCCAGGCAGAAGCCGAAGCCCGCTCCCAGCAGCAGGGCCGTAGCCAGCACGGCGGCCTGGCCCGGTTCGAGCCGGGCGAAGAGCGGGAACGTCATCGCCACTGCCTCCGCACGGGGCCGGCCAGGGCGTAGGCGGCCACGAAGACCGCCGCCATGAAGACGAGCCCGCCCACGCTGAGCATCGCCCCGCCGGTCAGGGCCTGGCCGCTGGTGCAGCCGCGGGCCAGCCGGGCGCCGTACGCGGCCAGGATGCCGCCGACGAAGGCCAGCACCAGCCGGGTGCGTTCCGAAACGGCGGGGCCGCGCTCGGTCACGCAGGCCAGGCGCCGCCCCTGCAGGCCCGAGATGAAGGCGCCGATCGCGGCGCCGGCCAGCAGGAACAGCGTCCACGACAGCAGCGGGGCGCCGTCGTTCCAGAAGCGGGCATGGACAGGATGGTCGGCGGCGCGCGCGGCATCGGCCAGGCCGGCCAGCCAGGCGGCCACGGCCGAGTAGGCCGCCGTGGCGCCGAGGCCGCGGCCGGCGACGATGAAAGAGAGCAGGAGAACCAGGCCGAGCAGGACGCCGGCGAGCCAGGGATTCCAGTACGGCCTGCCGTTGCTGAAGCCGTTGGTGCCGTGGCGTTCCGTCACGGCTCGCCCCTAGCGGGCGTACGGATCGCCGACGGCCGGCCCGGCCGCGCCCCGCCACTCGCCCGTCGTCGCACCCCACGGGTTGGCGCTCGACTTGGGGCCGTCATGCAGCGCGCCGAACAGGTTCGAGATGATCATCACCAGGCCGGTGGTCAGGATCCACATGCCCCACGTGGCGGCAACGTCCAGCCCGCCCACGCCCGCCGGCACGTTGGCCAGTCCCTGCGGCACGCCGCGGGCGCCGGCGATCAGCTGCGGCAGGAATGCCAGATTCAGGCCCACCAGGTAGGTGAAGGCCGACAGGCGACCGAGCAGCGGGTTGTACATGCGGTCGAACATGACCGGCCACCAGTAGTGCAGGCCGGCCAGCAGCGCCGTCAGCACGCCGCCCATCATCACGTAGTGCAGGTGCGCGGTGGCGAACACGGTGTTGGCCAGGTAGTTCGAGGCCGCCAGCGTGCAGAGCATGAGGCCGCTCATCACCGCGATGCCGGTGTTCAGCAGGAAGGCCACCACGAACGAGGTGGGCGCAGCGCAGGCCACGGCGCCGCGGTAGAGCGTCGACAGCCAGCTGAAGCTCAGCAGCGCCACGGGCACGGCCGTCAGCAGCGAGAGACTCGCGAAGACGAAGCTCAGGGCCGGCGACTGGCCCTTGCCGATCAGGTGCACGCCCCAGGTGGAGAAGCCCAGGCCCAGCAGCGCGATCAACGAACCGACAACCGTGCGGTAGCCCACGACCGGGCGCCGCGCGATGCCGGCGATGACCTCGGTGATGACGCCGGCGGCCGGCAGCAAAGCGAAGATCGCGAGCGGCTGCACGGCGAACCAGAAGTAGCCCTGCCACAGCAAGGGATCGGCATTGGCGCCGAA
This genomic window from bacterium contains:
- a CDS encoding NapC/NirT family cytochrome c; the protein is MSDHHETPKKSRATKLPASYYNAISLLGAGLAALSLALILFLFALEHFGGSQSPYMGIIAFVILPGFLIIGLALGAIGVLRQQRRRRLGLSNTERLPRIDFNDPSHVRGTFLVGGGFLIFMALSAFGSYQAYEFTESDKFCGTTCHTVMKPEYTAFNASPHQRVGCVKCHIGSGTEWYVRSKLSGAYQVYSVLFNKYSRPIETPIKNLRPSRDTCEQCHWPEHFSGDKLKSYDYYGREEGNTHWSLKLAMKIGSGGAGGAEAHGIHWHTANQVTYVATDAKRLDIPWVKFTGKDGTEKIYRSSASDLTDEQAAALEQRAMDCIDCHNRPTHHYNPPSRVVNRDIANGLIASDLPGVKNLLVDLMQAEYQTEDEALTAIADGVHTFYTEEHPEVVEARAGDIEMAITRAQLLFKTNIFPEMRVNWREFPDHIGHLTTPGCFRCHDGLHQTDDGEVLPRDCDLCHTILSQTRKSGEEFTSLASVEYVHPEDIGDEWKTTNCNECHGE
- a CDS encoding YeeE/YedE family protein; this encodes MTERHGTNGFSNGRPYWNPWLAGVLLGLVLLLSFIVAGRGLGATAAYSAVAAWLAGLADAARAADHPVHARFWNDGAPLLSWTLFLLAGAAIGAFISGLQGRRLACVTERGPAVSERTRLVLAFVGGILAAYGARLARGCTSGQALTGGAMLSVGGLVFMAAVFVAAYALAGPVRRQWR
- a CDS encoding YeeE/YedE family protein is translated as MTFPLFARLEPGQAAVLATALLLGAGFGFCLERAGFGSARKLVAVFYLYDMAVVKVMFTAIVTAMVGLTVLSAAGLLDLEWVYVEPTHLAAQALGGLVFGAGFIIGGYCPGTAVASLATGRRDGLAFTLGMLAGVMAYAELTPGLEAWIEAGSRGELTLPAVTGVGRGWWTLVFVAVLALVAWFLARVEKRFADRRPDR
- a CDS encoding cbb3-type cytochrome c oxidase subunit I → MSKATHAASGANWLTTTDHKRIALQFLWWTCGAFLLGAIYAIILRLRVTSGLVDPGLYRQMLTQHGILMVFLFLVPAIPSVLGNYLLPMQLGVGELRLPWLTRLSLRLQMAGTVLLVLSIMFGAVGAGWTFVTPMSLAAPGAFWLLALALVCVAGGWLATGLNFIVTVHHGRRPGLGFFQMPIFSWSLYLTAYALVVAGTLFAVLVIYLAAARGAAAGPFGANADPLLWQGYFWFAVQPLAIFALLPAAGVITEVIAGIARRPVVGYRTVVGSLIALLGLGFSTWGVHLIGKGQSPALSFVFASLSLLTAVPVALLSFSWLSTLYRGAVACAAPTSFVVAFLLNTGIAVMSGLMLCTLAASNYLANTVFATAHLHYVMMGGVLTALLAGLHYWWPVMFDRMYNPLLGRLSAFTYLVGLNLAFLPQLIAGARGVPQGLANVPAGVGGLDVAATWGMWILTTGLVMIISNLFGALHDGPKSSANPWGATTGEWRGAAGPAVGDPYAR